The following are encoded in a window of Sphaerisporangium siamense genomic DNA:
- a CDS encoding type II toxin-antitoxin system HipA family toxin → MKNRAVARVLLGEREVGLLTQQAGRVSFRYTDRAVDRPVLGLRYEYDPLTTEKGYGGSVPPWFANLLPEKGSGLRRMIMSELGVNWMSDFSLLVHLGEDLPGAVTVRMDQPHVDEAVAEDTAATPVPGKLSFSLSGMQVKLSMRKVGDEFRYEGVGGDWIVKFPSTRLPALPENEYAIMTWLRLAGLDVPEHRLVAPADLREIPAGLIKPGERAYAIRRFDRAARARIHQEDFAQVFGLAPIHKDRGRAEDIGELIQKECPQDLAEFVRRVAACIIVGNTDEHMKNWSLRYPDGRTRRLSPAYDVVSVTAYELFSTDTLTLPIGGQHDTRYVTSDHFRGFAEAVGADAEAVARTAHESVAALADSWAEVLSGCPVPDFVRAHVETRLRTLPLMKGL, encoded by the coding sequence ATGAAGAATCGCGCCGTCGCGCGCGTCCTGCTGGGCGAACGCGAGGTAGGGCTCCTCACCCAGCAGGCAGGCCGGGTTTCCTTCAGATATACCGATCGGGCGGTCGACCGGCCGGTCCTCGGATTGCGCTACGAGTACGATCCGCTGACGACCGAGAAGGGATACGGGGGCAGCGTGCCTCCGTGGTTCGCCAATCTTCTGCCGGAGAAGGGTTCAGGACTCCGGAGAATGATCATGTCCGAACTCGGTGTGAACTGGATGAGTGACTTCTCCCTGCTGGTCCATCTGGGTGAGGATCTGCCAGGTGCTGTCACGGTGCGCATGGACCAACCTCATGTGGACGAGGCTGTCGCCGAGGACACGGCCGCGACACCGGTTCCTGGAAAGCTGAGCTTCTCACTTTCCGGCATGCAGGTGAAGCTGTCGATGCGTAAGGTCGGCGACGAGTTCCGGTACGAGGGCGTCGGCGGTGACTGGATCGTCAAATTCCCGAGTACGCGGCTTCCCGCGCTTCCCGAGAACGAGTACGCCATCATGACCTGGCTGCGCCTCGCGGGGCTAGACGTCCCAGAGCACCGTCTGGTCGCCCCGGCCGACCTCAGGGAGATCCCTGCCGGCCTGATAAAGCCTGGTGAGCGCGCATATGCCATCAGGCGTTTCGATCGCGCCGCGAGGGCGCGGATCCACCAGGAGGACTTCGCACAGGTCTTCGGGCTTGCCCCCATACACAAGGATCGGGGGCGGGCCGAGGACATCGGTGAGCTGATCCAGAAAGAATGCCCGCAGGATCTGGCGGAGTTCGTGCGCCGGGTTGCGGCGTGCATCATCGTAGGCAATACCGACGAGCATATGAAGAACTGGTCCCTGCGCTACCCTGACGGCCGGACCCGGCGGCTTTCCCCCGCGTACGACGTTGTATCGGTAACCGCCTACGAGTTGTTCAGCACAGACACCCTGACCTTGCCGATTGGTGGGCAGCATGACACTCGGTACGTGACGTCGGACCATTTCCGTGGCTTCGCCGAGGCGGTCGGCGCGGACGCCGAGGCGGTTGCGCGAACTGCCCACGAGTCGGTGGCCGCGTTGGCCGACTCGTGGGCAGAAGTGCTTTCCGGCTGCCCGGTCCCTGATTTCGTAAGGGCACATGTGGAGACACGGTTGCGCACATTGCCGCTCATGAAAGGGCTCTGA
- a CDS encoding GmrSD restriction endonuclease domain-containing protein, which translates to MPATTHSTVFQAKVGSLVEWVLSGEIRIPAFQRSYRWRRDDVLLLFDSILRGYPIGTLLMWRRPAGPATLDVGPLVIHAAESPYAMWVVDGQQRITSLVGALAAPPDTVDPRFRVFYDLAEDRFVSAGRRNQIPDHWMPVSLALDTVRLIRWQHERTWLGEDAVARCLAVAVAIRDYAVPVHIVEGGDEGAVQDIFDRINTSGRSLTRPEIFNALRNVADQMQPSDLQSLAASVRGFGFGPIPERVLIQSVLIVNRGRLARDQSFGFGGEGERRAAFKKTEYALGGAVEFLREVAGIPHVRLLPYMLFLVILARFNSVFGSPEGRAAELLRRWVWRGSVLGVAPLGAARALRQNTRVIDGDPVASADRLLQLLDKKVWRADLSAIKLNTAQAKVNILALLSRHPHVLARDDGGMVFDTGPVDAWALMDTDGSPLARLASHDLPLAESIANCFVHPPAETARSLRWLLDEASYSDFQSAFHSHVIDQVGIRLWRAGSAEEFLARRAEHVRELIESHVQENALFGFPDGPGLPRLGGEE; encoded by the coding sequence ATGCCCGCGACCACCCACTCCACGGTCTTCCAGGCGAAGGTGGGCAGCCTCGTGGAATGGGTATTGTCGGGCGAAATTCGGATTCCCGCTTTTCAGCGATCCTATCGATGGCGACGCGATGACGTGCTGCTGCTGTTCGACAGCATTCTGCGTGGCTATCCAATCGGAACTCTGCTCATGTGGCGGCGACCAGCAGGCCCTGCCACGCTCGACGTGGGTCCGCTCGTCATCCATGCGGCCGAAAGTCCGTATGCCATGTGGGTGGTGGACGGACAGCAGCGCATCACCAGTTTGGTCGGCGCGCTCGCTGCCCCGCCTGACACCGTCGATCCACGTTTTCGCGTCTTCTACGATCTTGCAGAGGACCGGTTCGTCTCGGCGGGAAGGCGAAACCAGATTCCGGATCATTGGATGCCGGTTTCCCTGGCGCTGGACACCGTGCGACTTATCAGATGGCAGCATGAGCGTACCTGGCTCGGCGAAGACGCTGTTGCCCGCTGTCTCGCGGTCGCCGTGGCGATCCGGGACTACGCCGTGCCCGTGCACATCGTCGAAGGGGGCGATGAGGGCGCGGTCCAGGACATCTTCGACCGCATTAACACCTCTGGCAGGAGCTTGACCCGACCAGAGATATTCAATGCGCTGCGCAACGTGGCTGACCAGATGCAACCCTCGGATCTGCAGTCCCTTGCCGCATCAGTTCGAGGGTTCGGATTCGGTCCGATCCCCGAACGTGTCTTGATTCAGTCGGTGCTCATCGTCAACCGTGGCCGTCTCGCGCGTGATCAGAGCTTCGGATTCGGTGGCGAAGGTGAGCGACGTGCCGCGTTCAAAAAGACCGAGTACGCACTCGGCGGGGCCGTGGAGTTTCTTCGCGAGGTCGCAGGAATTCCACATGTGCGTTTGCTGCCCTATATGCTCTTCCTGGTGATCCTGGCAAGGTTCAACTCCGTATTCGGCTCGCCTGAAGGTAGGGCCGCTGAACTACTACGCCGATGGGTTTGGCGTGGCTCGGTGCTCGGGGTGGCGCCGCTGGGTGCCGCCAGGGCGCTGCGGCAGAACACCAGGGTCATTGACGGTGATCCGGTGGCCAGCGCCGATCGGCTGCTGCAGTTGCTGGATAAGAAAGTATGGCGAGCAGATCTCTCGGCGATAAAGCTCAATACGGCACAGGCCAAAGTGAATATTCTTGCCCTGCTCTCTCGTCATCCCCATGTGCTCGCCAGAGACGACGGTGGAATGGTCTTCGATACCGGGCCGGTCGACGCCTGGGCGCTCATGGACACGGACGGTAGTCCATTGGCTCGTCTGGCTTCCCATGACCTACCCTTGGCTGAAAGTATCGCCAACTGCTTCGTCCATCCACCCGCTGAAACGGCTCGGTCACTTCGGTGGCTTCTCGACGAGGCCAGCTATTCTGATTTTCAGAGTGCATTCCATAGTCATGTCATCGACCAGGTCGGCATACGTCTCTGGCGTGCGGGATCGGCTGAGGAGTTTCTGGCCCGGCGAGCGGAGCACGTGCGAGAACTGATCGAGTCCCACGTCCAGGAGAACGCATTGTTCGGTTTTCCCGACGGCCCCGGGCTCCCTCGCCTGGGTGGTGAGGAATGA
- a CDS encoding SDR family NAD(P)-dependent oxidoreductase: MRVAGARVLITGGSSGVGAAVARVMAGAGAKVVVAGRDRERLEAVAAQTGGLAVVSDVTADGELLAGCAGNVDVLVNNAGAGWAGPLVEMAPGRVDELVAVNLAAPIHLTRLLLPRMIEAGRGHVVFVASIAGAVGVGREAVYSAAKAGLIVFAEALRQELRAVPGVGVSVIVPGVVDTPFFLRRGAPYDRRWPPPIPPERVARCVLRAVERGRAESYVPGWLRVPARLRGSLPGLYRGLAGRLG, from the coding sequence ATGAGGGTGGCCGGGGCGCGGGTGCTGATCACGGGGGGATCGTCCGGGGTCGGTGCGGCGGTCGCGCGGGTGATGGCCGGGGCCGGGGCCAAGGTGGTCGTCGCCGGGCGGGATCGGGAGCGGCTGGAGGCCGTGGCCGCACAGACCGGAGGGCTGGCCGTCGTCTCCGATGTCACCGCGGACGGCGAGCTGCTCGCCGGGTGTGCAGGGAACGTCGATGTGCTCGTCAACAACGCCGGGGCGGGATGGGCGGGGCCCTTGGTCGAGATGGCGCCGGGCCGGGTGGACGAGCTAGTGGCGGTCAACCTCGCGGCGCCGATCCATCTGACGCGGCTCCTGCTGCCCCGGATGATCGAGGCCGGGCGTGGACACGTCGTCTTCGTGGCCTCGATCGCGGGCGCGGTCGGGGTCGGGCGCGAGGCGGTGTACTCGGCGGCAAAGGCCGGGCTCATCGTGTTCGCGGAGGCGCTGCGGCAGGAGCTGCGCGCGGTCCCGGGCGTCGGAGTCTCGGTGATCGTCCCCGGTGTGGTGGACACGCCGTTCTTCCTGCGGCGCGGCGCCCCGTACGACCGCCGCTGGCCGCCGCCGATCCCTCCGGAACGGGTAGCGCGCTGCGTCCTGAGAGCCGTCGAACGCGGGCGCGCCGAGTCGTACGTCCCCGGCTGGCTCAGGGTCCCGGCGCGGCTGCGGGGCTCCCTGCCCGGCCTGTACCGAGGGCTCGCCGGACGCCTCGGGTGA
- the hpnH gene encoding adenosyl-hopene transferase HpnH gives MTIPFRQSLRVGGYILGQKLRRRAKFPLLVELEPLFACNLACAGCGKIQHPADVLKRRMPVDQAVAAVEESGAPMVSIAGGEPLMHPQIGEMVRRLVERKKYVYLCTNAVLIPRKIDQFTPSRYFAWTVHIDGLRERHDASVCKQGVFDEAVAAVRECRRRGFRVTTNTTFYSGDSPQTVIDVLNYLNDDLAVDQMMISPAYAYEKAPDQEHFLGVAEIRALFRKAFAGGNRRRWRFNHSPLFLDFLEGKVDFPCTAWAIPSYSLFGWQRPCYLMSDGYARTYRELVEDTDWNAYGRGRDPRCANCMAHCGYEPTAIFATLSSLKESLRAIHAR, from the coding sequence ATGACGATCCCGTTTCGCCAGAGCCTGCGCGTGGGCGGCTACATACTTGGCCAGAAGCTGCGGCGGCGCGCCAAGTTCCCGCTCCTGGTCGAGCTGGAGCCGCTGTTCGCCTGCAACCTGGCGTGCGCCGGCTGCGGCAAGATCCAGCATCCCGCCGACGTGCTGAAGCGGCGCATGCCCGTCGACCAGGCCGTCGCGGCCGTCGAGGAGAGCGGCGCCCCCATGGTCTCCATCGCGGGCGGCGAACCGCTCATGCACCCCCAGATCGGGGAGATGGTGCGCCGGCTCGTCGAGCGCAAGAAGTACGTCTACCTGTGCACCAACGCCGTGCTGATCCCGAGGAAGATCGACCAGTTCACGCCGTCGCGGTACTTCGCCTGGACCGTCCACATCGACGGCCTGCGCGAGCGCCACGACGCGTCGGTGTGCAAGCAGGGCGTCTTCGACGAGGCGGTGGCCGCGGTCCGCGAGTGCCGCCGCCGCGGCTTCCGGGTCACGACGAACACCACCTTCTACAGCGGCGACTCACCGCAGACCGTCATCGACGTGCTCAACTACCTCAACGACGACCTGGCCGTGGACCAGATGATGATCTCACCGGCCTACGCCTACGAGAAGGCCCCGGACCAGGAGCACTTCCTCGGCGTGGCCGAGATCCGCGCCCTGTTCAGGAAGGCGTTCGCGGGCGGCAACCGCCGCAGGTGGCGCTTCAACCACTCGCCGCTGTTCCTGGACTTCCTCGAAGGGAAGGTCGACTTCCCCTGCACCGCCTGGGCCATACCGTCGTACTCCCTGTTCGGCTGGCAGCGCCCGTGCTACCTGATGTCGGACGGCTACGCCCGCACGTACCGGGAACTGGTGGAGGACACCGACTGGAACGCCTACGGCCGCGGCCGCGACCCGCGCTGCGCCAACTGCATGGCCCACTGCGGCTACGAACCCACCGCCATCTTCGCCACCCTGAGCTCCCTGAAGGAATCACTCCGCGCCATCCACGCCCGCTGA
- a CDS encoding phosphorylase family protein encodes MTRLLVCAALALEARALRHGLTAVPPSGVDARVIKTGMGPRRAARAGCLLPPYDALAVAGFGGALDAALRPGDVVVADEVRFGAHAHPCASASLLARELTRAGLRVRVGPLLTIGHVVRETERRRLAATRRPAPVPGLPLAPVPGPRGASSPGRDVALAVDMEAGPLAEAAGGRPVAAVRVVVDGPGTPLLGLATLRAGLTARRALRLVGPALTRWARAVEQAGTRPGRAEDDIPIPPPGEVLS; translated from the coding sequence ATGACCCGCCTCCTGGTCTGCGCCGCGCTCGCCCTCGAAGCCAGGGCCCTGCGTCACGGCCTCACCGCCGTGCCGCCATCGGGCGTGGACGCGCGCGTGATCAAGACCGGCATGGGCCCGCGCCGGGCCGCACGCGCCGGGTGCCTGCTGCCGCCGTACGACGCGCTGGCCGTGGCCGGGTTCGGCGGCGCGCTCGACGCGGCCCTGCGGCCCGGGGACGTCGTGGTGGCCGACGAGGTGCGGTTCGGCGCGCACGCCCACCCCTGCGCGTCCGCGTCCCTGCTGGCCAGGGAACTCACGCGGGCCGGGCTGCGCGTCCGCGTCGGGCCGCTGCTGACCATCGGCCACGTGGTGCGCGAGACCGAGCGCCGCCGCCTCGCCGCGACCCGCCGCCCGGCCCCCGTGCCCGGCCTTCCCCTCGCCCCCGTACCCGGCCCCCGCGGGGCCTCCTCACCCGGCCGGGACGTGGCCCTCGCCGTGGACATGGAGGCCGGGCCGCTCGCCGAGGCGGCCGGGGGACGCCCGGTGGCCGCGGTGCGCGTCGTCGTGGACGGCCCGGGGACGCCGCTGCTCGGCCTCGCCACCCTGCGCGCGGGCCTCACCGCGCGCCGCGCGCTCCGCCTCGTCGGCCCCGCCCTCACCCGGTGGGCGCGCGCCGTGGAACAGGCAGGGACTCGGCCCGGCAGGGCCGAGGACGACATTCCGATACCGCCTCCCGGGGAGGTGCTGTCATGA
- the shc gene encoding squalene--hopene cyclase — protein MTTVDVDLPASSAGLALGAACDHLIGLRSPQGWWKGELQTNVTMDAEDLLLREFLGIRGEEDTAGAARWIRAEQRADGTWANFHGGPPEPSTTVEAYAALRLAGDPPEAPHMRAAAAYVLRAGGIEATRVFTRVWLALFGQWRWEDLPALPPELVYLPPWFPFNVYDWGCWARQTIVPLTIVRAHRPVRPLPFDLDELRTGRPVRREARTGWERAFAALDHVLRRYERAPLKGTRAAALRRAAEWIVARQEPDGSWGGIQPPWVYSLIALNLSGYDVDHPVMRKGIQGLDRFTIRDGEKRRLEACQSPVWDTALAVNALLDAGIPAEDPAIVQAADWLIGEEVKGPGDWAVRRPGLPPGGWAFEFDNDGYPDTDDTAEVVLALRRTGRPGAREAVDRGVRWMAGMVSRDGGFAAFDADNTRALITRLPFCDFGAVIDPPSADVTAHVVEALAHEGYGRTRLLRRAVVWLLKAQEADGSWFGRWGANHVYGIGAVVPALVAAGVRPESACVRRAVAWLRDHQNEDGGWGEDLRSYADPAWIGRGASTASQTAWALLALLAAGERSEVVDRGVRWLVETQRPDGTWDEPYFTGTGFPGDFYINYHLYRLVFPISALGRYLAARERESDLATHGGESYLAARESDGFLEAREEDGFLADREEDGFLAAHEGDGAP, from the coding sequence ATGACCACCGTCGACGTCGACCTGCCCGCCTCCAGCGCCGGGCTCGCCCTCGGCGCGGCCTGCGACCACCTGATCGGACTGCGCTCGCCGCAGGGGTGGTGGAAGGGCGAACTGCAGACCAACGTCACCATGGACGCCGAGGACCTGCTGCTGCGGGAGTTCCTCGGCATCCGCGGCGAGGAGGACACCGCCGGGGCGGCGCGGTGGATCCGCGCCGAGCAGCGCGCCGACGGCACCTGGGCCAACTTCCACGGCGGCCCGCCCGAGCCGTCCACCACGGTCGAGGCGTACGCCGCGCTGCGTCTCGCGGGCGACCCGCCCGAGGCGCCGCACATGCGCGCCGCCGCCGCCTACGTCCTGCGCGCGGGCGGCATCGAGGCGACCCGTGTGTTCACCCGCGTCTGGCTGGCCCTGTTCGGCCAGTGGCGGTGGGAGGACCTGCCCGCGCTGCCGCCCGAGCTGGTGTACCTGCCGCCCTGGTTCCCGTTCAACGTGTACGACTGGGGGTGCTGGGCCCGGCAGACCATCGTCCCGCTCACCATCGTGCGCGCGCACCGGCCCGTGCGCCCGTTGCCGTTCGACCTGGACGAGCTGCGCACCGGACGGCCCGTGCGGCGTGAGGCGCGCACGGGCTGGGAGAGGGCCTTCGCCGCGCTGGACCACGTGCTGCGCCGGTACGAGCGGGCGCCGCTGAAGGGCACGCGCGCGGCGGCGCTGCGGCGCGCCGCCGAGTGGATCGTCGCCCGGCAGGAGCCGGACGGCTCCTGGGGAGGCATCCAGCCGCCCTGGGTGTACTCGCTGATCGCCCTCAACCTGTCCGGCTACGACGTCGACCACCCCGTCATGCGCAAGGGCATCCAGGGGCTCGACCGGTTCACGATCAGGGACGGCGAGAAGCGCAGGCTGGAGGCGTGCCAGTCCCCGGTGTGGGACACCGCGCTCGCGGTCAACGCGCTGCTGGACGCCGGAATCCCCGCCGAGGACCCGGCCATCGTCCAGGCCGCGGACTGGCTGATCGGCGAGGAGGTCAAGGGGCCGGGCGACTGGGCCGTGCGGCGGCCGGGCCTACCGCCCGGCGGGTGGGCGTTCGAGTTCGACAACGACGGCTACCCCGACACCGACGACACCGCCGAGGTCGTCCTGGCCCTGCGCCGCACCGGACGCCCCGGCGCGCGCGAGGCCGTCGACCGCGGGGTGCGGTGGATGGCGGGCATGGTGTCCCGCGACGGCGGCTTCGCGGCCTTCGACGCCGACAACACCCGCGCGCTCATCACGCGGCTGCCGTTCTGCGACTTCGGCGCGGTCATCGACCCGCCGTCCGCCGACGTCACCGCGCACGTCGTCGAGGCGCTCGCCCACGAGGGGTACGGGCGGACCCGGCTGCTGCGGCGCGCGGTCGTCTGGCTGCTCAAGGCGCAGGAGGCGGACGGCTCCTGGTTCGGACGCTGGGGCGCCAACCACGTGTACGGCATCGGCGCCGTGGTCCCCGCGCTGGTCGCGGCCGGCGTGCGCCCGGAGAGCGCCTGCGTGCGGCGCGCGGTCGCCTGGCTGCGCGACCACCAGAACGAGGACGGCGGCTGGGGGGAGGACCTGCGGTCCTACGCCGACCCGGCGTGGATCGGGCGCGGGGCCTCCACCGCGTCGCAGACCGCCTGGGCGCTGCTCGCCCTGCTCGCCGCGGGCGAACGCTCGGAGGTCGTGGACCGGGGCGTGCGATGGCTCGTGGAGACCCAGCGGCCGGACGGCACCTGGGACGAGCCGTACTTCACCGGCACCGGATTCCCCGGCGACTTCTACATCAACTACCACCTCTACCGGCTGGTCTTCCCGATCAGCGCCCTCGGCCGCTACCTGGCGGCCCGCGAGCGGGAGAGCGACCTGGCCACCCACGGCGGGGAGAGCTACCTGGCCGCCCGCGAGAGCGACGGCTTCCTGGAGGCGCGCGAGGAGGACGGCTTCCTGGCCGACCGCGAGGAGGACGGCTTCCTGGCTGCCCATGAGGGGGACGGCGCCCCATGA
- a CDS encoding polyprenyl synthetase family protein codes for MTPVVPAAVEAARGLVEPVLREAVARLDPITARVAAYHLGWADASGRAASHGGKALRPALAVLSARAAGGDAAQGAVAGAAVELVHAFSLLHDDIMDGDRTRRHRPAAWTVFGEAEAILAGDALLALAGEVLVEREGPGFVGAARALGRATRGLIAGQGLDLAFERRDDVSLDECLEMSARKTGDLLACACSIGATAVAGPAPLVSALAAFGAEAGLAFQLADDLLGIWGSPEATGKPVLSDLRARKKSLPVVAALTGGAPAAVHLARLFARPDPLSEEDLRTAARLVEEAGGRDWAETEAKHRLDAAGRHLADAGMPADVRADFLDIVLFLTGRDR; via the coding sequence GTGACCCCGGTGGTCCCGGCGGCGGTGGAGGCCGCGCGCGGGCTGGTCGAGCCGGTGCTGCGGGAGGCGGTCGCGCGGCTCGACCCGATCACGGCGCGGGTCGCCGCCTACCACTTGGGCTGGGCGGACGCCTCCGGACGCGCGGCCTCCCACGGCGGCAAGGCGCTGCGCCCCGCGCTCGCCGTCCTGTCGGCCAGGGCCGCGGGCGGCGACGCCGCGCAGGGGGCCGTGGCCGGGGCCGCGGTGGAGCTCGTGCACGCGTTCTCGCTGCTCCACGACGACATCATGGACGGCGACCGCACCCGCAGGCACCGCCCCGCCGCGTGGACGGTGTTCGGCGAGGCCGAGGCGATCCTCGCGGGCGACGCCCTGCTCGCGCTGGCCGGGGAGGTGCTGGTCGAACGGGAGGGTCCGGGCTTCGTGGGCGCGGCCCGCGCGCTCGGCCGCGCCACCCGCGGCCTCATCGCGGGACAGGGGCTGGACCTGGCGTTCGAGCGGCGCGACGACGTGTCCCTCGACGAGTGCCTGGAGATGTCGGCGCGCAAGACCGGCGACCTGCTGGCGTGCGCCTGCTCCATCGGCGCCACCGCCGTGGCGGGCCCGGCGCCGCTGGTCTCGGCCCTGGCCGCGTTCGGCGCGGAGGCGGGGCTGGCCTTCCAGCTCGCCGACGACCTGCTCGGCATCTGGGGCAGCCCCGAGGCGACCGGCAAGCCGGTGCTGTCGGACCTGCGGGCCCGCAAGAAGAGCCTGCCCGTCGTCGCCGCCCTCACCGGCGGCGCCCCGGCGGCCGTCCACCTGGCCCGCCTGTTCGCCCGGCCCGATCCCCTCTCCGAGGAGGACCTGCGGACCGCCGCGCGCCTGGTCGAGGAGGCGGGCGGCAGGGACTGGGCCGAGACCGAGGCCAAACACCGGCTCGACGCCGCCGGACGCCACCTCGCCGACGCCGGCATGCCCGCCGACGTCCGCGCCGACTTCCTGGACATCGTCCTGTTCCTCACCGGCAGGGACCGCTGA
- the hpnE gene encoding hydroxysqualene dehydroxylase HpnE: MRPVAIVGGGLAGIAAAVALGEAGLPVTLYEARPRLGGATHSFPRDGLTVDNGQHVFLRCCTAYRGLLARIAAPGDVHLQDRFDVRVLTPSGRAGRLRRAALPGPFHLAPAIAAYGLLRPADRLRALRASVALTRLDPADPALDRVTLGAWLAGHGQRARAREALWDLFTVAALNVPSEEASLAPAVKVFRTALLGRAGAADIGVPAVPLGELHGTRAMAAIAARGGEVRLSAKVTAVEAGPAVVVGGERVAASAVIVATPHEQAAKLTPHEAAPDREDWSGLGAGPIVNVHAVFDRRITDLPFAAVVDSPVQWIFDKTRVAGLTRGQYLAVSVSAAARWIDAPVAKLQAEFVPALEQLFPARRDARLVDFFVTRERRATFQQSPGSGSLRPRAATRWPGLYLAGAWTNTGWPDTMEGAVRSGLDAARLVRRHLRQWVPS, encoded by the coding sequence ATGAGGCCGGTCGCGATCGTCGGCGGCGGCCTGGCGGGCATCGCCGCCGCCGTGGCCCTCGGCGAGGCGGGGCTGCCGGTGACGCTGTACGAGGCGCGTCCCCGGCTGGGCGGCGCCACCCACTCCTTCCCGCGCGACGGGCTCACCGTGGACAACGGCCAGCACGTGTTCCTGCGCTGCTGCACCGCCTACCGGGGACTGCTCGCCCGCATCGCCGCCCCCGGCGACGTCCACCTCCAGGACCGCTTCGACGTCCGCGTCCTCACCCCGTCCGGGCGCGCGGGACGGCTGCGCCGCGCCGCGCTCCCCGGCCCGTTCCACCTGGCCCCCGCGATCGCCGCCTACGGGCTCCTGCGACCGGCCGACCGGCTGCGCGCCCTCCGCGCGTCCGTCGCGCTGACCCGCCTGGACCCGGCCGACCCGGCGCTGGACAGGGTCACCCTCGGCGCCTGGCTCGCCGGCCACGGCCAGCGCGCCCGCGCCCGCGAGGCGCTGTGGGACCTGTTCACGGTGGCGGCGCTCAACGTCCCGAGCGAGGAGGCGTCGCTGGCCCCGGCCGTCAAGGTGTTCAGAACGGCCCTGCTCGGCCGGGCAGGCGCGGCCGACATCGGCGTGCCCGCCGTCCCCCTCGGCGAGCTGCACGGCACGCGCGCCATGGCCGCCATCGCCGCGCGCGGCGGCGAGGTGCGCCTGTCGGCCAAGGTCACGGCCGTCGAGGCCGGCCCCGCAGTGGTCGTGGGCGGGGAAAGGGTCGCCGCGTCCGCCGTCATCGTCGCCACGCCGCACGAGCAGGCCGCCAAGCTGACCCCGCACGAGGCCGCGCCCGACCGGGAGGACTGGAGCGGCCTCGGGGCCGGCCCCATCGTCAACGTGCACGCCGTCTTCGACCGGCGGATCACCGACCTGCCGTTCGCCGCCGTCGTCGACTCCCCGGTGCAGTGGATCTTCGACAAGACCCGCGTCGCCGGGCTGACCCGCGGCCAGTACCTCGCCGTCTCGGTCTCCGCCGCCGCCCGGTGGATCGACGCGCCGGTCGCCAAGCTCCAGGCCGAGTTCGTCCCCGCCCTCGAACAGCTCTTCCCCGCGCGGCGCGACGCGCGGCTCGTCGACTTCTTCGTCACCCGGGAGCGTCGCGCCACCTTCCAGCAGAGCCCTGGCAGCGGATCTCTCCGCCCACGGGCCGCCACCCGGTGGCCCGGCCTCTACCTCGCCGGCGCGTGGACGAACACGGGCTGGCCCGACACCATGGAGGGCGCCGTGCGCAGCGGACTCGACGCGGCCCGCCTCGTCAGGCGGCATCTACGGCAGTGGGTCCCCTCGTGA
- the hpnD gene encoding presqualene diphosphate synthase HpnD has product MSVALAYRRCERIVRVQARNFSYGIRLLPAPKRRALSAVYAFARRIDDIGDADGPAAERLARLSEARAALLAARPGQDDLVLVALLDAARRFPIPLRAFEELIDGCAADVRGTAYEGFDDLLTYCRCVAGSVGRLSLGVFGAEDQEAATPLADALGVALQITNILRDVREDRLAGRVYLPAEDLERFGCTLALDSSGAFTDPPHRLAALIRFEADRAREWYHRGMRLLPLLDRRSAACTAAMAGIYRTLLERIAAHPTRAVAGRSSLPAWEKAMVAARALAGAGR; this is encoded by the coding sequence GTGAGCGTCGCCCTCGCGTACCGCCGCTGCGAGCGGATCGTCCGCGTACAGGCCAGGAACTTCTCCTACGGCATCCGCCTGCTGCCCGCCCCCAAGCGCCGGGCGCTCAGCGCCGTGTACGCCTTCGCCCGCCGCATCGACGACATCGGCGACGCCGACGGCCCCGCCGCCGAGCGCCTGGCCCGCCTGTCCGAGGCGCGCGCCGCGCTCCTGGCGGCACGCCCCGGCCAGGACGACCTGGTCCTGGTGGCGCTGCTGGACGCCGCCCGCCGCTTCCCCATCCCGCTGCGGGCGTTCGAGGAGCTGATCGACGGCTGCGCCGCCGACGTGCGCGGCACGGCCTACGAGGGCTTCGACGACCTGCTCACCTACTGCCGGTGCGTCGCCGGGTCCGTCGGGCGGCTGTCGCTCGGCGTCTTCGGCGCCGAGGACCAGGAGGCGGCCACGCCGCTCGCCGACGCCCTCGGCGTGGCGCTGCAGATCACCAACATCCTGCGGGACGTCCGCGAGGACCGGCTGGCCGGGCGCGTGTACCTGCCCGCCGAGGACCTCGAACGCTTCGGCTGCACGCTCGCCCTGGACTCCTCCGGCGCGTTCACCGACCCGCCGCACCGCCTGGCCGCGCTGATCCGGTTCGAGGCGGACCGGGCCCGCGAGTGGTACCACCGCGGCATGCGGCTGCTGCCCCTGCTCGACCGGCGCAGCGCCGCCTGCACCGCGGCCATGGCCGGCATCTACCGCACCCTGCTCGAACGCATCGCGGCCCACCCCACGCGGGCGGTGGCCGGCAGGTCCTCGCTGCCGGCGTGGGAGAAGGCGATGGTGGCGGCGCGGGCGCTCGCCGGGGCGGGCCGATGA